Proteins encoded together in one Polaribacter reichenbachii window:
- a CDS encoding DUF6266 family protein has product MATFEKGILGGFSGKVGNVVGSRWRGKNIMRSLPQRGKYTPTTKQEEQRLKFKTVISFLSPIVEILSQYFGSPQGDKSRTNLATSYHLKNAVVSTPQGMVMDYAKVLISKGDLRGLDGATVAAATGRLLNLNWQDNSGQGKATSTDALMAVVYAPDLNLFYSGTNLATRDATSVSITLPPFMLGFEVEVWASFYKPDTNFAATSTYLGAVTVV; this is encoded by the coding sequence ATGGCAACATTCGAAAAAGGAATCCTTGGTGGATTCTCTGGAAAAGTAGGTAACGTAGTAGGCTCTCGATGGAGAGGGAAAAACATCATGCGTAGTTTACCCCAACGTGGTAAATACACTCCTACAACCAAACAAGAGGAACAACGTTTAAAGTTTAAAACCGTCATCTCGTTCTTGAGCCCTATTGTAGAGATTCTAAGTCAGTATTTTGGGAGTCCGCAGGGCGATAAATCAAGAACTAACTTGGCTACCTCCTATCATCTTAAAAATGCAGTAGTAAGTACCCCACAAGGTATGGTCATGGATTATGCAAAGGTGCTGATTAGCAAAGGAGATTTAAGGGGTTTAGATGGGGCAACCGTAGCTGCTGCTACAGGGCGTTTGTTAAACTTAAATTGGCAAGACAACAGTGGCCAAGGTAAAGCTACCTCAACAGATGCTTTAATGGCAGTGGTGTATGCACCAGATTTAAATTTGTTTTATAGTGGTACAAACTTGGCTACTAGAGATGCAACCTCTGTAAGTATTACTTTACCTCCATTTATGTTAGGGTTCGAAGTAGAAGTTTGGGCATCCTTTTATAAACCAGACACCAATTTTGCAGCCACTAGTACTTATCTAGGTGCAGTAACCGTAGTGTAA
- a CDS encoding helix-turn-helix domain-containing protein: MSKNKDGDNKPNYGYTIEDINDEIWLTFEDVLMYFKISESTLKRWIKKDMIPSCKLGKMRLYPKKLINRVLIKTTFNTFNKFKK; the protein is encoded by the coding sequence ATGTCAAAGAATAAAGATGGGGATAATAAACCCAATTACGGTTACACGATAGAAGATATAAATGATGAAATCTGGCTTACTTTCGAAGATGTTTTAATGTATTTTAAGATTAGTGAAAGTACTCTTAAGCGATGGATAAAAAAGGATATGATACCAAGTTGTAAACTAGGTAAAATGCGTTTGTATCCTAAAAAGTTAATTAATAGAGTATTAATTAAAACTACTTTTAATACCTTTAATAAGTTTAAGAAATAA
- a CDS encoding type I restriction-modification system subunit M → MITKQALGSTLFGMADILRDKVEDYKAYILSLLFFKRLSDNYEWETENEIKEFVKREGRQPTEAEKRIIVAQKHDFKIPEGCFWKDVRDASPDKKNEKLNKAVNEIADANVDRQGKAVLKGVINTVRWNEPAPDGSGSKKLSPQVLTSLVSYLDAVDLSNKNASVDVLGDAYEYLIKRFADENKGGTTAGQFYTPQEVVDVIVRYLKPQKNTTVYDPTCGSGGFLINAAKYCKTNYNNSKAVRLFGQEDVWNTWAIANINMILHGLDARIEKGDTILDPKFVEEDNELEIKQFDLAMANFPFSQENWTKTGKPKKDSKGKTKNKKDGSPQLEYPKDGFTDPYGRLVYGQPPYSNGDFAFLQHIVASIKDNGKAGVVCPQGVLFRGQPEKTEEEDGQNRKADDEYLIRRGFLQGKIDHNGEFTEMHNIIDAIVVLPSNLFYGTTIPGAILFINKNKPAARKDKVLMVYAAKEGWYREEANMNVLLPHDILRISTILESWGDLEIAKTWIDSQKTRLKTLIQEDLDFKLLEIKEYYAEDIEIKKEKLAKAKKVITDREAANKKPTKGQEKAVVTAQTALDKLTIEKENKINAAHKQAEKERQAIDDVEQELITMLQDPEQRKRYFNIADMEELEENEFNLNIPRYVDTFEPEEEIDLKIAITEFKNIIGKETELDKSINELLNVLN, encoded by the coding sequence ATGATTACAAAACAAGCATTAGGAAGCACACTTTTTGGAATGGCAGACATTCTACGTGACAAAGTAGAAGATTACAAAGCCTACATACTTTCACTACTCTTTTTTAAACGTCTTTCAGACAATTACGAATGGGAAACCGAGAACGAAATCAAGGAATTTGTAAAACGTGAAGGTAGACAACCAACCGAAGCGGAAAAAAGAATAATCGTAGCTCAAAAACACGATTTTAAAATTCCCGAAGGTTGTTTTTGGAAAGATGTTCGTGATGCTTCACCTGACAAGAAAAACGAAAAACTGAACAAAGCAGTAAACGAAATTGCAGATGCTAATGTTGACCGACAAGGAAAAGCAGTTTTAAAAGGTGTCATTAACACAGTTCGCTGGAACGAACCAGCACCTGACGGTTCTGGTAGTAAAAAGTTAAGTCCACAGGTTTTGACTTCTTTGGTTAGTTATTTAGATGCTGTGGATTTAAGCAACAAAAATGCTTCTGTTGATGTTTTAGGTGATGCTTATGAATATTTAATAAAGCGATTTGCAGACGAAAATAAAGGCGGAACAACCGCTGGACAATTCTATACACCTCAAGAAGTTGTTGATGTCATTGTTCGTTATCTAAAACCACAGAAAAACACAACGGTTTACGACCCAACTTGTGGTTCTGGTGGATTCCTTATTAATGCTGCTAAATATTGTAAAACTAACTACAATAACTCAAAAGCTGTTCGCTTATTCGGGCAAGAAGATGTTTGGAACACTTGGGCGATTGCCAATATTAATATGATTCTTCACGGATTGGATGCTCGAATAGAAAAAGGCGATACCATTCTCGACCCAAAATTTGTGGAAGAAGACAACGAGCTTGAAATCAAACAATTTGATTTAGCAATGGCTAATTTCCCTTTTTCACAAGAAAACTGGACAAAAACAGGGAAACCAAAAAAAGACAGTAAAGGAAAAACCAAGAATAAAAAAGACGGCTCACCTCAATTAGAATATCCTAAAGATGGTTTTACAGACCCTTATGGAAGATTAGTGTATGGTCAACCACCTTATTCTAATGGAGATTTTGCTTTTTTACAACACATTGTTGCATCTATTAAAGACAATGGAAAAGCAGGAGTTGTTTGCCCGCAAGGTGTTTTGTTTAGAGGGCAACCTGAAAAAACCGAAGAAGAGGACGGACAAAACCGAAAAGCAGATGACGAATATTTAATCCGTAGAGGATTTTTACAAGGGAAAATTGACCACAATGGCGAGTTTACAGAAATGCATAACATTATTGATGCTATTGTAGTATTACCTAGCAATTTGTTTTATGGCACAACCATTCCAGGTGCTATTTTATTTATAAATAAGAACAAGCCAGCAGCACGCAAAGACAAAGTGCTGATGGTTTATGCTGCCAAAGAAGGTTGGTATAGAGAAGAAGCCAATATGAATGTGCTTTTGCCTCACGATATTTTAAGAATTTCTACCATTTTAGAAAGTTGGGGAGATTTAGAAATTGCCAAAACTTGGATTGATTCTCAAAAAACAAGATTAAAAACTTTGATACAAGAAGACCTTGATTTCAAACTATTAGAAATTAAAGAGTATTACGCAGAAGACATAGAAATTAAAAAGGAAAAACTAGCAAAAGCAAAAAAAGTAATTACAGACAGAGAAGCTGCCAACAAAAAACCAACGAAAGGACAAGAAAAAGCTGTCGTAACTGCTCAAACAGCTTTAGACAAATTAACCATCGAAAAAGAAAACAAAATTAACGCAGCACATAAACAAGCGGAAAAAGAAAGACAAGCAATTGATGATGTAGAGCAAGAGTTGATTACAATGTTACAAGACCCAGAGCAACGTAAACGCTATTTTAATATTGCAGATATGGAAGAACTGGAAGAGAACGAGTTCAATCTTAACATACCTCGTTATGTAGATACTTTTGAGCCCGAAGAAGAAATTGACTTAAAAATAGCGATTACCGAATTTAAAAATATCATTGGTAAAGAAACCGAATTAGACAAGTCTATTAATGAACTTTTAAACGTGTTAAATTAA
- a CDS encoding restriction endonuclease subunit S, producing MEDWIEIRLGGLFDVNVGGDLRKAFFSKKTDDFYRYPIYSNSLDNKGLYGFTSKPRHPANSITITGRGFIGHAEYRNTEFDAIVRLLVLSPKEKVDCRFVTYLINSRIRFAIESTGVPQLTAPKILKKKAFIPRSVPEQTAIATIISNIDEVMDATKNSIKAAEKLKKALVQNLLTGKLKPDGISRKEDEFYEDEKFGKVPLGWKIKSIKQLFDFFPTSSYSRSKLIDKGEIGYIHYGDIHTKFDRLLDLSSESVPFIPNELEKKYEKLKDGDLVVSDASEDWDGVGKSIEIINSNSKKVIAGLHTLHLRPKSDDLILGIKGYIMNLYQVSTSIKRMATGAKVYGVSKSSLYKILLPIPSEPEQQAIKKKLDEVSNEISQKQDKINKLQRLKKSLMQNLLTGKVRLPEEFIAQFEDEIEVTNTTTTAQ from the coding sequence ATGGAAGATTGGATTGAGATTCGGTTAGGAGGTTTATTTGATGTAAATGTAGGTGGTGATTTAAGAAAGGCATTTTTTTCCAAAAAAACTGATGATTTTTATAGGTATCCTATTTATTCAAATTCGTTAGATAACAAAGGTTTATATGGTTTTACTTCAAAACCAAGACATCCCGCAAATAGTATAACAATTACAGGACGTGGATTTATAGGACACGCTGAATATAGAAATACAGAGTTTGACGCCATCGTTAGGTTACTGGTTTTATCACCTAAAGAAAAAGTCGATTGTCGTTTTGTTACCTACTTAATAAATAGTAGAATAAGATTTGCGATTGAAAGTACAGGCGTCCCACAATTAACTGCACCTAAAATTCTAAAAAAGAAAGCTTTTATTCCTAGGTCTGTTCCTGAACAAACTGCAATAGCTACAATAATTTCCAATATAGATGAAGTTATGGATGCTACAAAAAACAGTATTAAAGCAGCCGAAAAACTAAAAAAAGCTTTAGTTCAAAACTTACTAACTGGCAAGCTAAAACCAGATGGAATTTCACGTAAAGAAGATGAGTTTTATGAAGATGAAAAATTTGGAAAAGTACCTCTTGGTTGGAAAATTAAAAGTATTAAACAGCTTTTTGATTTCTTTCCTACTTCTTCTTATTCAAGGTCAAAACTCATTGATAAAGGAGAAATAGGATATATACATTATGGTGATATTCATACAAAGTTTGATAGGTTACTTGACCTCTCGTCAGAATCCGTTCCGTTTATACCAAATGAACTTGAAAAGAAATATGAAAAACTAAAGGATGGAGATTTAGTAGTTTCAGATGCTTCCGAAGATTGGGATGGAGTAGGAAAATCTATTGAAATAATCAATTCCAATTCTAAAAAAGTAATTGCAGGTCTTCATACATTACACTTAAGACCAAAATCGGATGATTTAATATTAGGAATTAAAGGATATATTATGAATTTATACCAAGTTTCTACTTCAATCAAAAGAATGGCGACAGGTGCAAAAGTTTATGGAGTGTCAAAATCAAGTTTGTATAAAATCTTACTTCCAATTCCTTCTGAACCTGAACAGCAAGCTATAAAAAAGAAATTAGATGAAGTTTCTAATGAAATCAGTCAAAAACAAGATAAAATCAACAAACTTCAACGCTTAAAAAAATCATTAATGCAAAATTTACTAACTGGTAAAGTTCGTTTACCAGAAGAATTTATTGCACAGTTTGAAGATGAAATTGAAGTAACCAATACGACTACAACAGCACAATAA